A DNA window from Arachis duranensis cultivar V14167 chromosome 3, aradu.V14167.gnm2.J7QH, whole genome shotgun sequence contains the following coding sequences:
- the LOC107479511 gene encoding putative glycerol-3-phosphate transporter 5 translates to MSMEFNSLSLPPVLTLFPGLKPPNKTLLFHQTCVLVITFLAYASFHASRKPPSIVKSVLGPTVPLNSTQAPNLSPTDAGWPPFNDAHGTHRLGEVDLAFLSSYSVGMYFAGHVGDRIDLRLFLVVGMMGSGIFTVLFGLGYWFDVHVFGYFVVVQIFCGVFQSIGWPCVVAVVGNWLGESKRGFIMGVWSSHTSVGNIVGSFVASGVLEFGWGWSFVVPGLLIIFVGILVYVFLVVSPEDMGFVHPGIEVEMSAQETSAVKNPQGTESEEAMLIQSEDAASSDSSSAIGFLEAWKIPGVASFAFCLFFSKLVAYTFLYWLPFYIRHTAVAGMHISHKTSGLLSTIFDIGGVLGGITAGFISDVIEARAITSILFLFLSIPALILYRAFGSLSILANIGLMFTSGFFVNGPYSLITTAVAADLGMQSSNGGNSRAVATVTAIIDGTGSVGAALGPLLAGYISTRGWNSVFLMLILSILFAGLFLIRVARTEISAKLPEK, encoded by the exons AACAAAACCCTACTGTTCCACCAAACCTGTGTTCTTGTCATCACGTTTCTTGCATATGCTTCCTTCCATGCCTCTAGGAAGCCACCAAGCATTGTTAAGAGTGTTCTTGGTCCCACAGTTCCTTTGAATTCAACTCAAGCTCCCAATTTGAGTCCCACTGATGCAGGCTGGCCCCCTTTCAATGACGCCCATGGAACTCACCGGCTTGGTGAGGTTGATCTGGCATTCCTTAGTTCCTACTCCGTAGGCATGTATTTTGCCGGTCATGTTGGTGATCGTATCGATTTGAGGCTGTTTCTTGTGGTTGGGATGATGGGGAGTGGGATCTTTACTGTGCTTTTTGGGTTGGGGTACTGGTTTGATGTTCATGTGTTCggatactttgttgttgttcagATTTTTTGTGGAGTGTTTCAGTCCATTGGGTGGCCCTGTGTGGTGGCAGTTGTGGGGAATTGGCTTGGTGAATCCAAGAGGGGGTTCATAATGGGGGTGTGGAGTTCACATACATCAGTGGGGAACATAGTTGGTTCATTTGTAGCATCTGgagttttggaatttggatggggtTGGTCATTTGTGGTGCCCGGACTTCTGATCATTTTTGTTGGGATTTTGGTGTATGTGTTTCTTGTCGTGAGTCCAGAGGATATGGGATTCGTGCATCCTGGAATTGAGGTTGAAATGAGTGCGCAAGAAACGAGTGCGGTCAAGAATCCACAGGGAACAGAATCAGAGGAAGCTATGCTAATTCAGTCTGAAGATGCAGCTTCTTCTgattcttcttctgcaattggGTTTCTGGAGGCATGGAAGATACCAGGAGTAGCATCTTTTGCTTTTTGCCTCTTTTTCTCAAAGCTTGTCGCTTACACTTTTCTGTATTGGTTGCCCTTCTACATAAGGCACACTG CTGTTGCCGGTATGCATATATCACACAAGACTTCCGGTTTACTGTCAACGATATTTGACATTGGAGGAGTCCTTGGCGGAATTACAGCAGGGTTCATTTCTGATGTAATTGAAGCACGTGCGATTACATCAATACTGTTCTTGTTCCTATCAATTCCAGCTCTTATTTTGTATCGTGCTTTTGGCAGCCTCTCTATCCTGGCAAACATTGGATTAATGTTTACGTCGGGATTCTTTGTTAATGGTCCATACTCCTTAATCACGACTGCTGTGGCTGCTGATCTTGGTATGCAGAGCTCGAATGGTGGAAATTCCCGTGCAGTGGCTACTGTGACTGCAATCATAGACGGTACTGGTTCTGTGGGAGCTGCTCTTGGACCACTTCTGGCAGGTTATATTTCAACTAGAGGATGGAACAGTGTCTTTCTTATGCTGATTCTGTCTATTCTCTTTGCTGGTTTATTCTTGATTCGTGTTGCAAGAACTGAGATAAGTGCGAAGCTTCCAGAAAagtga